From a region of the Candidatus Micropelagos thuwalensis genome:
- the prfA gene encoding peptide chain release factor 1, giving the protein MLPEDRLDAILARAEILQEKMNGELPPQEFVSLSKEYSRLEPVVAAITRYQKLIAEIDDLKSIIGGSDEEMKELAEAELTELEEKLPDVQKELEIMLLPKDEADDMNVILEVRAGTGGDEAALFAGDLFRMYCRHAEINGYKVEILSTSDGDIGGYKEVVAAIRGDSVFARLKFESGVHRVQRVPETESSGRIHTSAATVAVLPEPEEVDVQIDDKDLRVDVFRASGPGGQSVNTTDSAVRITHLPTGIVVSQQDEKSQHKNRAKAMQVLRARLFEAERERLESERSADRRSQVGSGDRSERIRTYNYPQGRVTDHRINLTLHKLEKIVAGDSLDDVIDALLAEDQSRQLAATTD; this is encoded by the coding sequence ATGTTACCTGAGGACCGTCTGGATGCTATTTTAGCGCGCGCTGAAATTTTGCAGGAAAAAATGAACGGTGAATTGCCACCGCAGGAATTCGTTTCCTTGTCAAAGGAATATTCGCGTCTTGAACCTGTTGTCGCAGCCATCACGAGATATCAAAAATTAATTGCAGAAATTGATGATTTGAAATCTATCATTGGTGGTAGCGATGAGGAGATGAAGGAGCTTGCCGAAGCCGAGCTTACTGAATTGGAAGAAAAACTACCTGACGTGCAAAAAGAATTGGAAATCATGCTTCTACCCAAAGATGAAGCGGATGATATGAACGTCATTCTTGAAGTTCGCGCGGGAACTGGTGGCGATGAGGCGGCTTTATTCGCTGGTGATTTGTTTCGCATGTATTGTCGTCATGCCGAAATTAATGGCTATAAAGTGGAAATTCTTAGTACGTCGGATGGCGATATTGGCGGTTATAAAGAAGTTGTCGCGGCCATTAGAGGCGACTCAGTTTTTGCCCGCCTTAAATTTGAAAGTGGTGTTCACAGGGTTCAGCGCGTACCTGAAACGGAAAGTAGTGGGCGCATTCATACCTCTGCTGCGACGGTTGCTGTTTTGCCTGAGCCTGAAGAAGTTGATGTGCAAATTGATGACAAAGATTTGCGGGTGGATGTGTTCAGGGCGTCAGGCCCCGGCGGACAATCAGTCAACACGACTGATAGCGCGGTGCGGATTACGCATTTACCGACAGGTATTGTTGTCAGTCAGCAGGATGAAAAATCGCAACATAAAAATCGTGCAAAGGCCATGCAGGTTCTTCGTGCGCGCCTTTTTGAAGCGGAAAGAGAGCGTTTGGAAAGCGAACGCTCAGCAGATCGGCGGTCTCAAGTTGGATCGGGTGATCGCTCGGAGCGCATTAGGACTTATAATTACCCCCAGGGGCGCGTGACAGACCACCGTATAAATTTGACATTACATAAGTTGGAAAAAATTGTTGCCGGAGATAGTCTTGATGATGTGATTGATGCCCTTCTGGCCGAAGATCAGTCCAGACAACTTGCAGCAACGACAGATTAA
- the clpB gene encoding ATP-dependent chaperone ClpB, which yields MLPENLTDKLKGFVGSAQGLALREGHQRFEPIHILKVFMDDPDGLASGLIQVTGASPEKIRGGVNAHLGKMPKVSGGGSQLMMSPETVKVFSTAEELAQKRGDSFISVELMLLAMLKTDDTEVSKFLKEAGLAADDLEKAIAALRKGRQADRASAEQSYESLERYTRDLTDDARNGKLDPVIGRDEEIRRSIQVLSRRTKNNPVLIGEPGVGKTAIAEGLALRIIDGDVPESLKGKKLLSLDMGALIAGAKYRGEFEERLKSVLQDVTESEGCIVLFIDEMHTLVGAGAGEGAMDASNLLKPALARGELHCIGATTLDEYRKHVEKDAALARRFQPVYVDEPHVDDTISILRGLKEKYELHHGVRITDAALVAATTLSNRYINDRFLPDKAIDLMDEAASRLRMQVDSKPEELDELDRRMIQLKIEREALKKETDKNSADRLAKLEVELSDLEEKVSVLSARWEHEKTRLSDMQKLKEQLDAARIELEQAQRQGALERASELSYGIIPELEKQLEVDVADDEATQNTSLMLEEAVTEEHVAQIVSRWTGVPVDKLMSGEKERLLTMEDALHKRVIGQDEAIASVSRAVRRARAGLQDPARPIGSFLFLGPTGVGKTELSKALAEFLFDNENAICRIDMSEYMEKHSVARLIGAPPGYVGYGEGGAMSESIRQRPFQIVLFDEIEKAHPDIFNVLLQVLDDGRLTDGQGRTVDFSNTLIIMTSNLGASHLAALDDSETVDKVRQEVQDEVHGFFRPEFINRLDEMILFERLKEDQMGDIVEVQLARLEAILQSRDIHLELSNDARAWLASTGYDPVFGARPLKRVIQKEVQDPLAEKILAGEVMDNSVVYLGVAKAENKADSDTLSFSTTPPSAN from the coding sequence ATGTTGCCGGAGAATTTAACAGACAAGTTAAAAGGGTTTGTCGGTTCGGCACAGGGCCTAGCCCTCAGGGAAGGTCATCAGCGTTTTGAGCCGATACATATTTTAAAAGTTTTTATGGATGACCCTGACGGTCTCGCCTCGGGGCTTATTCAGGTGACGGGTGCGAGTCCTGAGAAAATACGCGGTGGTGTTAATGCTCATTTAGGAAAAATGCCTAAAGTCAGTGGCGGTGGGTCTCAACTCATGATGTCCCCTGAAACAGTGAAGGTTTTTTCTACGGCTGAAGAATTAGCTCAAAAACGTGGTGATAGTTTCATTTCGGTGGAGTTGATGCTTCTCGCCATGCTTAAGACCGACGACACGGAAGTATCTAAATTTTTAAAAGAGGCGGGGCTTGCTGCAGATGATTTGGAAAAAGCCATTGCTGCGCTCAGAAAAGGGCGGCAGGCGGATAGGGCGTCTGCCGAGCAAAGCTATGAGTCGTTGGAGCGCTACACCCGTGATCTGACCGATGATGCGCGCAATGGCAAGCTCGACCCCGTGATTGGACGCGATGAGGAAATTCGCAGGTCCATTCAAGTGCTGTCCCGCCGCACGAAAAACAATCCGGTGCTTATTGGTGAGCCGGGTGTCGGTAAAACCGCGATTGCTGAAGGTCTGGCGTTACGCATTATTGATGGTGATGTGCCTGAAAGTCTCAAGGGTAAGAAACTACTTTCTCTGGATATGGGGGCGTTGATTGCCGGTGCGAAATATCGCGGCGAATTTGAGGAGCGTCTGAAATCTGTCTTGCAGGATGTTACGGAGTCTGAAGGTTGCATTGTTTTGTTTATTGATGAAATGCACACGCTTGTGGGCGCTGGTGCAGGGGAGGGCGCTATGGATGCGTCGAATCTTCTTAAGCCTGCTTTGGCACGCGGCGAGTTACATTGCATCGGTGCGACGACACTTGATGAATATCGCAAGCATGTTGAAAAAGATGCTGCGCTGGCGCGACGCTTCCAGCCTGTTTATGTTGATGAACCGCATGTGGATGACACGATTTCTATTCTGCGCGGACTGAAAGAAAAATACGAACTGCACCATGGTGTGCGGATTACAGATGCGGCTCTGGTGGCGGCAACCACCCTGTCTAATCGTTATATTAATGATCGGTTTTTGCCTGATAAAGCGATTGATCTGATGGATGAAGCGGCCAGCCGCTTGCGGATGCAGGTAGACAGCAAGCCTGAGGAACTTGATGAGTTGGACCGGCGCATGATTCAGTTGAAAATCGAGCGCGAGGCATTGAAAAAAGAAACCGATAAAAATTCTGCCGATCGTCTTGCCAAGCTTGAGGTTGAGTTATCGGACTTGGAAGAAAAAGTTTCGGTTTTGTCTGCCCGTTGGGAGCATGAAAAAACACGACTGTCGGATATGCAGAAATTGAAAGAACAACTGGACGCGGCGCGAATTGAGTTGGAACAGGCGCAACGTCAAGGTGCGTTGGAGCGCGCGAGTGAATTGTCCTATGGCATTATTCCCGAATTGGAAAAACAACTAGAGGTTGATGTCGCCGATGATGAGGCCACTCAAAACACGTCATTAATGCTCGAAGAAGCCGTTACGGAAGAGCATGTCGCGCAAATTGTCTCGCGCTGGACGGGTGTGCCCGTCGATAAATTAATGTCAGGCGAAAAGGAAAGATTACTGACCATGGAAGACGCATTGCATAAGCGTGTCATCGGTCAGGATGAGGCGATTGCGTCTGTTTCGAGAGCTGTTCGCCGGGCGCGGGCAGGCCTGCAAGATCCGGCACGGCCGATTGGTTCTTTTTTGTTTCTTGGGCCCACGGGCGTTGGCAAGACCGAGCTTTCCAAAGCGCTGGCAGAGTTTTTGTTTGATAATGAAAATGCCATCTGCCGGATAGATATGTCCGAATATATGGAGAAACATTCGGTGGCACGGCTCATCGGCGCGCCACCAGGTTATGTGGGCTATGGAGAAGGCGGCGCGATGAGCGAATCAATCCGACAGCGACCTTTTCAAATTGTTCTGTTTGATGAGATAGAAAAAGCGCATCCAGATATTTTCAATGTGCTGTTGCAGGTGCTTGATGACGGGCGACTGACAGACGGGCAGGGGCGCACGGTTGATTTCAGCAATACGCTCATCATTATGACATCTAATCTCGGTGCATCGCATCTGGCGGCGCTGGATGATAGTGAGACTGTCGATAAGGTGCGTCAGGAGGTTCAAGACGAGGTACATGGCTTCTTCCGCCCGGAATTTATCAACCGCCTTGATGAAATGATTTTGTTCGAACGTCTGAAAGAAGACCAGATGGGCGATATTGTCGAAGTGCAACTGGCGCGGCTGGAAGCGATACTGCAAAGCCGGGACATTCATTTGGAATTATCGAATGATGCGCGGGCATGGTTGGCCAGTACCGGATATGATCCTGTGTTTGGTGCGCGCCCTTTAAAGCGTGTCATTCAAAAAGAAGTGCAAGACCCGCTTGCGGAAAAAATTCTCGCCGGTGAGGTGATGGATAACAGTGTTGTTTATTTGGGTGTTGCTAAGGCCGAAAACAAAGCTGATAGCGATACGCTCAGCTTCTCCACCACCCCGCCATCGGCTAATTAA
- a CDS encoding DUF418 domain-containing protein produces the protein MSPYNNFNAERYLMPDLVRAVALIGIALVNVSVISYPLAGGYIHGGLHTTLDSMAFFLVMGLCTMKFYPLFSFMFGVGFAYQMKFADRAGVSFGWQYLRRIIGLAVFGFLNIALLFQGDVLMMYAMLGSLLFFFRNSSTQTLLKWGISFYILQIFIFLIFTTGLYLGQKFTPDDMNAELASISETVIRSHTVYASEHFTDSVILRLQEWSEIIQIGIFMDGLGAMAFFLFGFAAVKSDIIADPQALIWRRFRIVFLPIGIIGSFVGAYIQSLGDNLLSPLNMLGMTLIAIFALFSSAGYLGLIAKWTSGPITNFKVFMARGGTTTLTAYLLQGLFLSLIFNGYGLGYFAKFGAFECTLIALFVSLMTLSLASLWRKYFKLGPFERVLKKLTYLSAR, from the coding sequence ATGAGTCCATATAATAACTTCAATGCAGAACGTTATCTAATGCCAGATCTTGTGCGAGCCGTTGCGCTCATAGGCATTGCTCTCGTCAATGTTTCCGTTATCTCTTATCCATTGGCGGGTGGCTACATTCACGGCGGACTCCATACAACTTTAGACTCTATGGCATTTTTCCTCGTTATGGGATTGTGTACAATGAAGTTTTACCCCCTCTTTTCATTTATGTTTGGAGTTGGATTTGCCTATCAAATGAAGTTCGCTGACAGGGCTGGTGTCAGTTTCGGATGGCAATATCTTCGCCGCATAATAGGTCTGGCTGTATTTGGATTTCTCAATATCGCACTCCTGTTTCAAGGTGACGTCCTCATGATGTACGCAATGCTCGGAAGTTTGCTTTTCTTTTTTCGCAATTCAAGCACTCAGACACTGCTTAAATGGGGTATTAGCTTTTATATTCTACAAATATTTATATTTTTAATTTTCACAACAGGGCTTTATCTAGGACAAAAATTTACACCTGACGATATGAATGCTGAATTGGCGAGTATTTCTGAAACAGTTATCCGCTCGCATACGGTTTATGCCTCAGAGCATTTTACCGATAGCGTGATACTTCGCCTTCAGGAATGGAGTGAAATTATACAGATTGGTATTTTTATGGATGGTTTAGGCGCTATGGCATTTTTCCTATTTGGATTTGCAGCGGTTAAATCAGATATCATTGCCGACCCTCAAGCTTTGATTTGGAGACGTTTTCGCATTGTCTTCCTACCAATCGGCATAATCGGAAGCTTTGTAGGTGCATATATACAATCTCTCGGCGATAATCTCCTTAGCCCCTTGAATATGCTGGGTATGACATTGATTGCTATTTTTGCTCTTTTTTCTAGCGCAGGGTATTTGGGTCTGATTGCGAAATGGACGTCAGGACCAATAACAAATTTTAAAGTGTTTATGGCTAGAGGAGGAACAACAACATTAACGGCTTATTTATTACAGGGCTTATTCTTGTCGTTAATTTTCAATGGTTACGGACTTGGATACTTCGCAAAATTTGGAGCATTTGAGTGCACCCTCATCGCCTTGTTTGTAAGCTTGATGACCCTCAGTCTGGCAAGTCTTTGGCGAAAATATTTTAAGCTTGGCCCTTTCGAACGTGTGCTGAAGAAACTAACGTATCTGTCAGCACGCTAA
- a CDS encoding DUF4167 domain-containing protein, translating to MKRSRGRGRRQGNSSNRNYESNGPDLKVRGNAQSIYEKYQSLAHDALSSGELITAENYLQHAEHYFRIVQANQPVRQEEETSVENGQPPVLHDNDAVEPLVLRGDEESADTEASAKTNGAENGDAREEKNSRRRGPLRRRRRDDNGNRGDNGNIGSSENAGNGEVTASADQSSEMEAIATPTTAPTNDASDDEAASA from the coding sequence ATGAAACGCTCACGCGGTCGTGGAAGACGTCAAGGTAACTCGTCTAACAGGAATTACGAAAGTAACGGACCTGATTTGAAAGTCCGGGGCAACGCACAGTCGATTTACGAGAAATACCAATCTCTTGCGCATGATGCCTTATCATCTGGTGAGTTAATAACTGCTGAAAATTATCTGCAGCATGCTGAGCATTATTTCCGCATCGTTCAGGCAAACCAGCCCGTTCGTCAGGAAGAAGAGACATCTGTTGAAAATGGGCAACCACCCGTATTGCATGATAATGATGCGGTAGAGCCGCTTGTCCTTAGAGGTGATGAAGAAAGCGCGGATACTGAAGCCTCTGCAAAAACTAACGGTGCTGAGAACGGTGATGCCCGCGAAGAAAAAAATTCTCGCCGTCGAGGTCCTTTACGTCGTCGGCGTCGGGATGACAATGGTAATCGGGGTGATAATGGTAATATTGGCAGTTCGGAAAATGCCGGTAATGGTGAGGTAACAGCTTCTGCTGATCAAAGTTCTGAAATGGAAGCTATCGCTACCCCCACAACAGCGCCTACAAACGATGCTTCAGATGATGAAGCCGCTTCCGCATAA
- the prmC gene encoding peptide chain release factor N(5)-glutamine methyltransferase encodes MTQNAQHHAYHTVEQAQINLRGRFKEADISTYELDARVLTGFALSLDDIGLIKHASRSVTEQENKILEKVCLARLEGKPVSRIIGVKEFYSLPFHISPATLDPRPDSECLVDSALNAAEKLAKSKSKPLKVLDLGTGSGCLLIAFAHACKQRAIQVKGLGVDISANALRQARINAAINGVSDSVNFRQSDWFENVSSRFDIIISNPPYISSGEIEALAPEVSKYDSKTALDGGTDGLDAYRNIISNIMSFIQPGGCVLFEIGSEQAALVTNLVRQVIVTPPQVTISHVSDLSGLNRVVQVEFDINS; translated from the coding sequence ATGACTCAGAACGCGCAACATCATGCGTATCATACCGTGGAGCAAGCGCAAATAAACCTTAGAGGCAGATTTAAAGAAGCCGACATCTCCACTTATGAGCTGGATGCCAGAGTTTTAACCGGCTTTGCACTTAGTTTGGATGATATTGGTCTCATCAAGCACGCGTCACGTAGTGTTACGGAACAGGAAAATAAGATTCTTGAAAAAGTTTGTCTGGCAAGGTTGGAAGGCAAGCCAGTCTCTCGAATTATTGGCGTTAAGGAATTTTACAGCTTGCCATTTCATATATCACCGGCAACCTTAGATCCGCGACCGGATAGTGAATGTCTTGTCGACTCGGCCTTAAATGCTGCCGAAAAGCTTGCAAAATCAAAATCGAAACCGTTAAAAGTGCTTGATTTGGGCACGGGGTCTGGGTGTTTGCTGATTGCGTTTGCCCATGCTTGCAAGCAAAGAGCTATTCAGGTCAAAGGACTTGGTGTAGATATTTCTGCAAATGCCTTGCGACAAGCGCGCATTAATGCTGCCATTAATGGTGTTTCGGATTCCGTAAATTTTAGACAAAGCGACTGGTTTGAAAATGTTTCCAGTAGATTTGATATTATTATCTCCAATCCGCCTTATATTTCGTCGGGTGAGATTGAAGCATTGGCTCCCGAAGTCAGTAAGTATGACTCGAAAACTGCTTTAGACGGTGGGACGGACGGTCTAGACGCTTATCGGAACATTATTTCGAATATAATGAGCTTTATTCAGCCGGGGGGATGTGTCCTTTTCGAAATAGGTTCGGAACAGGCGGCTTTGGTGACTAATCTTGTGCGGCAGGTCATCGTTACACCTCCACAAGTCACAATCAGTCATGTTTCAGACCTTTCTGGATTAAATCGGGTTGTGCAGGTGGAATTTGATATAAACAGCTGA
- a CDS encoding M23 family metallopeptidase: MLDSEEVRIKTRPSRNLFYLTVIVSLFFSFWAFRNYVEADANQTRISARPVPAAPFIDPIWLDKKPMMRTSETASLVKGGTLAELLTNKGIDIVTADSALDALKTILNPRTLREGQELRLFYEWDADASKKTASFAGFDLIPAPTKRIIVRKLQDGSFKAVSANRPLTEKHFLIDTEITSSLYQSARNAGMAPSQVIELIRMYSFTVDFQREIREGDRLEVLYTRLFDPDGKQADTGKILYTGLTIKGKRQAYWHYKTRDDDKTYYLDESGNSISRLLMKTPLDGARLSSRYGLRKHPILGFTRLHRGVDFAARRGTPVFAAGDGVISALGVEGNHGKRIRINHENNYKTLYAHLNGYARGLKTGSPVKQGQVIGYVGATGLATGPHLHYEITYDDRSVNPLTIEMPVLTKLDEEEKVEFDRVRQNLTRLAQDLAAGLDPSAVD; the protein is encoded by the coding sequence ATGCTAGATTCTGAAGAAGTTCGCATAAAAACGCGCCCGAGCCGTAACTTGTTTTATCTGACGGTAATCGTTTCTTTATTTTTCAGTTTCTGGGCCTTCAGAAACTATGTGGAGGCGGATGCCAATCAGACACGTATTTCCGCACGCCCAGTGCCCGCAGCACCTTTTATCGACCCCATCTGGCTAGACAAAAAACCCATGATGCGCACCTCAGAGACGGCGTCTCTCGTTAAAGGGGGTACACTCGCTGAATTACTGACAAATAAAGGGATTGATATTGTTACCGCAGACAGCGCGCTTGACGCCTTGAAAACGATTCTGAACCCAAGAACCTTGAGAGAGGGTCAGGAACTCAGGCTTTTTTATGAATGGGATGCCGACGCCTCTAAAAAGACCGCCTCATTTGCTGGGTTTGATTTGATACCCGCACCAACCAAACGTATCATCGTCCGCAAGTTGCAAGACGGCAGTTTCAAAGCGGTATCCGCAAATCGTCCTTTGACGGAAAAGCACTTTCTCATCGACACAGAAATCACCTCAAGCCTCTATCAATCCGCAAGAAATGCGGGCATGGCTCCGTCGCAGGTGATTGAGCTTATCCGCATGTACTCGTTCACAGTTGATTTCCAGCGTGAAATTCGTGAAGGCGACCGGCTTGAAGTGCTTTATACCCGCCTGTTTGACCCGGACGGTAAACAGGCCGACACAGGAAAAATTCTCTATACCGGTCTGACCATTAAAGGCAAACGGCAAGCCTATTGGCATTATAAAACCCGCGATGATGACAAAACATATTATCTCGATGAAAGCGGCAACAGTATTTCGCGACTATTGATGAAGACCCCACTCGACGGCGCACGACTTTCCTCGCGCTATGGCCTTCGCAAACACCCTATACTTGGCTTCACGCGCCTGCATCGTGGGGTGGATTTTGCCGCCCGACGCGGCACGCCTGTCTTTGCTGCGGGTGATGGCGTGATTTCCGCCCTTGGCGTGGAAGGCAATCACGGCAAGCGCATCAGAATTAATCACGAGAATAATTACAAAACGCTTTACGCGCATCTCAACGGTTATGCCCGCGGTCTCAAAACCGGTTCGCCTGTTAAACAGGGTCAGGTAATTGGCTATGTCGGCGCAACGGGGCTAGCAACCGGCCCTCACCTGCATTATGAAATCACCTATGACGACAGATCCGTAAATCCGCTGACAATCGAGATGCCAGTTTTGACCAAGCTGGATGAAGAAGAAAAAGTCGAATTTGACCGAGTTCGACAGAACCTGACCCGCCTCGCTCAAGACCTCGCTGCAGGCCTCGACCCCTCAGCGGTTGACTAG